CCGGCTGGGCCTGAAAAGCCTGATGCTGCACAAGCTGCGCTCGGGCTTGGCGGTGCTGGGGATTACCATCGGCGTCTGGGCGGTGATCTGGCTGGTGGCGATGGGCGAAGGGGTCAGCCAGCAGGCCCAGGACCGCATCAAGGAACTCGGCGCGCGGAACATCATCATCCGCAGCATCAAGCCCAGTGAAGTCTCCTCGGGTTCGACGTCGCGGTTTCAGCGCTATGGCCTGTTGCGCGAGGATTTCGAGCGTGTGCAGTCGACGCTGCACCCTTGGCTCGAGGACGCCGTGCCGCTGCGCGTCATGTCCCGCAACGCTCGGTATCAATCGGAAACAATGGACATCACCCTGGTCGGCTGTTCGCCCAAGTACTTCGAGATGAATCATCTCAAGATGTCCGCGGGGCGGTTTATCAGCGATCGCGATCTCGACCGGCGGGACAATGTTTGCGTGCTTGGAGCCAACATCGCTCACCACGAATCTGATGGCCAGGTCACGGGGCTGTTCCCCTACGAAGACCCGATCGGCCGCAGCGTTCAGGTCGACAAGGATTTCTACGTGATCATCGGCGTGGTCCAGGCCCGCGAGGCCACCGGTGCCATTGGTGGCAGCCTGTCGGGCGACGACTACAACAACAACGTCTACATTCCGATCAGCACGCTCCGCTCGCGAATCGGCGACCAGGTGATGACCGCGCGCTCGGGCAGCCTGGAAGGCGAAGTCGTCGAACTCAGCCAGATCACCGTCACGGTCCACGACATCAAGGACGTGAACACGGTGGCCGACAATATCCGCGCGCTGTTGAAGATGTATCACAAGACGGTCGACTACAGCATCGTGGTGCCGCAAGAGCTGCTGCGCGAGGCCGAACTGACGCGAATCACGTTCAACGTGCTGCTGGTGCTGATCGCCGGCATCTCGCTGTTCGTCGGCGGCATTGGCATTATGAACATCATGCTTGCCACGGTCACCGAGCGGACCCGCGAGATCGGCATCCGCCGGGCCTTGGGGGCCAAGCAACGCGACATCATCGAGCAATTCCTGACCGAGACCGTGGTGTTGACCGGCACGGGGGGCTTGCTGGGCGTGATGGTCGGCTTCCTGGTTTCGCCGGCCGTGAAATTCGCGCGGTTCCTGCTGGCGAACCTGTTTCCCGACGTGCTTACCGCGCTACCCGTGTTGCAGGGATTGCAGCCGTTGATTGCCTACTGGTCGGTGGCGGCGGCGTTTCTCATTTCGGTCGGCGTGGGGGTGATGTTCGGGCTGTATCCAGCTTATCGCGCCGCCTACATGGACCCGATCGAAGCCTTGCGGCACGAATAACCTGGGCCGCCCTTCAGTTATTCAGGCCGGTTCATGGCTCGCGTTGGATGGGTACGTTACGGGGTCGCCCGAGAGTCTCCGCCGAGACTCGGCTGGCCCGGCCGCTAGTCGGCCGTGGTTGCGTCAGCAACAAGAAGACCGAGCGACGCTGCCGATCAGCCGACATCAATGCTTCTTCTTGTCGCTTTCGCGACCCAGCCGGCAAGCGGCTGGGCCACCCTATTTCATCGTCATTTCCCACGACTAGGTTGCACCCCCTTGTCGCTGGCCGCGACGCTTCGCATCATCTACGATGTTCAGCGGCTGACTTTACTGGCGAGTCCTTGCTTCGCCGTCACCTGACCATTCACCAACTTCCAAGTCGCACCTACCCGGAGATGCAAACATGCCGTTCCTTACGCTTCGCTCGGCCCTGGCGGGCTTGTTGAGCCTTGGCTTGGCGCTCGCTGTCAATGCTGCGACCGTCGCGGCCGCCGACAACACTTTCACCCTGGCCGATGGCGTGGCCAAGCTGACCGTGCCCGAGGGCTGGAAGGCGACGCAGCCCAAGTCGCGCATCATTGAATACGAATTCGAGATCGCCCCGGTCGAAGGAGATTCGGCCGCGGGACGCACCACGGTCATGGGGGCCGGCGGGTCGATCGACGACAACATCAATCGCTGGTACGGCCAGTTCAACCAGGCGGACGGTTCGAGCACCAAGGACAAGGCCAAGCTCGACAAGCGCACGGTCAGCGGCCAGGAAGTGGTCGTCGTTGACGTTAGCGGCACCTACATGGACCGCCCGGGACCATTCGCCCCGGGGCCAGCCATTGAGCGTCCGAATTATCGGATGCTTGCCGCGATCATCTCGCTGAAAAAGGACGGCAAGCCGGCTGGCAACTACTTCATCAAGTTCTACGGTCCTCAGGCCACGGTGGCCAAGCACGAGGCGGCCTTCCTGAAGATGATCGACAGCCTGCAGGTGAACTAGTCCACCGAGGTTATCCGCCAGATTTCGTCCTCCGGTTCGTTTGGCACGTGCATGAACATTCAGCAATTCCTCGACCACCACGGCATTGCCAGCAATCCGTTCGTGGAAGAAGACGCGCAGACTGATCCGGTGTTCAAAGAACACTGCATCGCCAGCATGCGCCATCCGACCTGGGACAAAATCTGCGGCGACCCGCGCGAGCCCAGCACCTCGGTCGTGTTTGGCGAGAAAGGGGCCGGAAAGACGGCCCTCCGCTTGCAAATCGCCCGGGAAGTGGCCCGGTTCAACCAGGCCAATCCCAACCAGCGGTTGTTCGTTATCGAGTATGACGACTTCAACCCGTTCCTCGATCGCTTTCGCGACACGCTCAGCCGCCGCAAACGCCGCGTCGACCGAGTGCTGGGGGAATGGAAGCTGTGGGACCACATGGACGCGATTCTGGCCATTGGCGTCACCCAGTTGGTCGACGCCTTGGTCGGCCCGGCGCCGGCGGCCAATGGCAAGGCTCCGCCGGTCGACGAGACCACCGGCGCGGCCAGTGTCGGGCGATTGGAACCAAAGCTCCTGTCGCGGCACCAGGCTCGCGACTTGCTGCTTTTGGCAGCCTGTTACGACCGGTCGACGGCCGAGACCCCCGTGGCGCGCTGGAACCGGCTGCGTCGCGTCCTCAGATTTCGCACGTGGAAGACGCTTTGGCCGACGACGCTGGGAATCGTGGTCTTCCTGACGATTGCCGGACTAACCATTGGCTTGCAAGAGTGGCACTGGCTGGCGACCCCTTGGCCGTACCTGGCGGCCGCGGCGGCCTGGTTGCCGTGGCTGTGGAAGTTGTTGCGCGGCTGGACGCGCGCCCGGCGAGTGGCCCGCAACCTGAAAGTGTTGAATCGCCCGGTCGGCCCACTGACCAAGATATTCAACTCATTCTCCAGTGATGAACTGGCCGGCCAGCCGATGCCGACGCACGAGCGCACCGACGACCGGTTCACAATGTTCGAGAAGTTTCAGGGGTTGCTTTCGACCCTCGGTTTTCCAGGCGTCCTAGTGCTGATCGATCGCGTGGACGAGCCTCATTTGATCAACGGCTCGCCGGAACAGATGCGGGCCTTGCTCTGGCCGATGCTCGACAACAAGTTTTTGAAACAACCGGGGCTGGGCTTCAAACTGCTGCTGCCGATCGAGTTGGCCTACTTCATTGACCGCGAAGACCGCGATTTCTACCAGCGGTCGCGCCTGGACAAGCAGAACATGATCCGCTCGCTGGAATGGACCGGCGAGGCGTTGTACGACGTGGCCAACGCACGCTTGCGGGCCTGTGCCGCGCCGGGCAAGAAGCCCTCGCTCAAGGAGTTGTTCGACGCCAAGGTCGGCGAGCGGCGGCTGATCGACGCCCTGCAGAGCCTGCGCGTGCCGCGTCACTTGTTCAAGTTCCTCTACCGGTTGTTCGTGGCCCATTGCAACCGGTACACCGACGAAAACCCGGTTTGGGAGATCGGCAGCGAGACGTTCGAAGCGGAACTGGCCCTCTACCAGCGCGATCAAGACGCCTTCGATCGCGGCCTAGGGGCAGGCTGATCGAGTGCCCTGCCCTAGTCTCTAGCCCGTCGTCTCTATCCTCTCTTCCTCCTCCTGCTAGCACGCGCTGTTCGCCAACCTGCGCGGCGATATTCGTCTTGACCCTGCGGGCTGGTTCGTGCGACACTTCCGCTGCGCCGGCAGGGATGCCGGGCTCAATACACGCAAAATGCCGCTCGGTTACGCCGAATTGCACTCGTGCCGGCCGACAACGAATGTTTTCAGGAGACCGTAGCGATGGATCGCCACCTGACCACTTGGGCCTTGGTTGCTGGATTCCTCACGCTTGCCGGTTGCGGTTCTTCGTCGAGTGGGCCCGCCGCCGGCGCCAATCAGCCGGGCGCCGACCGCTCGGTCCATGCGTTCCTCGAAGCCGTTCGCACCGGTCAGGAACAGCAGGCCGCAGCCATGCTCACCAAGGCGGCACGTGAAAAGACCGCCCAGATGAACCTGATCGTCGCCCCGCAAGGAAGCGACACCGCCAAGTTCGCGATCCTCGAAACCGAAATGCAAGCCGACGGCACCGCCCAAGTGGCCACGCAATGGACCGACGTTGGCGACGACGGCAAGCCGCAGTCGGATATGATCGTCTGGCTGGCCAAGTATGAGCCGGAAGGCTGGCGCGTGTTCGGCATGGCCAGCAAGATATTCGACGATCAACCGGCGTTGATGCTCAATTTTGAAGACCCCGAAGACATGGTCCGCAAGCAACAAGCGGCCGAACTGGAAATGAATCGGCGGATACAAGCAGCCAAGGCCCAAACGACTCGCGCACAAGCGAGCGGCTTTGCCCCCACGCCGTCGGGCACGTTACCACCGCAGCAGGCCACCGCGCCGGGCACCGTTCAGCGATAACGCGATCCAATGGTAAACCAGCCTGCTCACTGATTACTTTGACGCGCAGCTCTGAGCCATTTCCGGCCGCGCGATCGACATGAATCGTCCGCGCATTGCGCACGCTGCGTCTGTTTGGCAGTCTGTGCGCTCTTTGACGCCTTCCTCGCGGTTGCCAACGGAGCGGTGCCAGGGCCTTTTGCTCCGACTCTTGCGCGATCTCTAACGCTGAGTGCCCCCCCTGGCCGAAGAGGCTTCTACGGGACAGCATTGACAGCATCGCCTGCAATGCTTTCTGGCTAGCAAAGCCCGCACCGTTACGTCGGTCGAGCCAATTGCTAGCACTGACAAAGTTTAACATCGCCAAGAAAAAACGACGTAAGCCATTATCCGACAAATGGTTTAGGAATGGCTAACAAGCCGGTCGTCACGGGCAACCAAAACAACTTTTTTTACGCTGCTTTCCCCACCCGAATTGATTTTGGTGTAAACTTACTCGAAAATCATCGTCAAGCACCCAGAATGCCGAAACAACGCAATACGTTTACGTTTCCATTTCGGTACTTGACATCGCGATCGGCAATGCTAACTTAACCGACCTAACCTGTGTACTTGTGCCTGATGCTGTAACCGGCAAGGTTTGTTTGACAGGGCAATCGACCGACTGTTGCTAGCGTCAGCACATCGCAGTTTTTAGGGCAATTGTGGCCTCCCGTGACTGCCGTCACACTGGGGGGCGAGACCCAGGAAGACGGCAGTGGTTCGTTCCCGTACGTACGGTACTAGTTTTTTGTGGAGGACTTGAGGATGAATCGTGCTTTGGTTTTCGGTATCGCGATTTTCTTCGCGGTTGTTGGTATCGCCCTGGTGGGCGGTGAAAACAACAAGGTGATGGCTGGTCACGGCTGCCACGGCTGCAGTGGCGCTTGCGATGGCTGCTCGGCCCCCGCTTGCTGCGCTCCGGCTGCTCCGGCTTGCTGCGCTCCGGCTGACTGCTGCGGCTGCTCGGGCCGTCGTCATCACCGCCTGTTCCATCGTAACCGTTGCTGCAAGCCCGCTTGCTGCGAACCGGCCTGCTGCGCTCCGGCGGCCTGCGCTCCGGCGTGCGATGCCCCGGCCGCTGAAAAGAGCGAGTCGGCTCCTCCGAAGGGTGACAAGAAGCCGGGTCCGTCGGCCTAAGGCCTGACGGGTGAACTGAGTCGACTCCCTCCCTGAAGGAAGGCGGCAAGTTCTCCTGGTTTTTTGGTCCGATCTTGGGCCGCTCCTCGTCGCAAGATGAGGAGCGGCCTTTTTTATTGCGCACGATCCAATTTCCTTGCGCATGGTCCAAATGGCGACCATTTGTCAGGGGCCACGCCTCGCGGGGGGGCCGCACGACTATCCATTTAACTGAGGTAATTCAGGGCGTGTCACTGGTCGTCCATGCCCTGCCCCAGGTGCCTTGCGCCGCTGAACTTAGCGGTACATCTTCCCAGCAAATGCCACGATTCGCTCCACGCACCCGATTGCGTGAAATGCCTCGGGCAGAGAGAATCAGAACACGAGCGATTCGCCCCCTGGCCGCAAAGTATCTGCTGGCGGGGAGGCTGTCTGGGCCCGTCGCTCGACGATGCCCCCCGCGGTAGGAACGAGGAAGCGATATGTCAGGTATTGGCGCGGTGCTCCGACAACTGCACCGCATCCATCGACAACTGGGCGATTTGCGTGATCGGCTCGAACGAGGGCCGCGAATGCTCAAGGCTCGCGAGGCCAACGTGGCCAAGGCCGAAGCCGAGTTGAATCAGATCAAGTCCGATCAAAAGGCCGCTCGGATGGCGGTTGATCAAAAGCAACTGCAACTAAAAAGCGGCGAGTCCAAGCTCGCCGATCTGCGCACCAAGCTGAACACCGCGAACAGCAATCGCGAGTACCAAGCCTTCCGCGATCAGATCGCCGCCGACGAAATGGCCGGCAGCGTCTTGTCGGACGAGATTCTCGAAGGGATGGAAAAACTCGAAACCTTCAAAAAGCAAGTTGCCGAGTCCGAGCAACGCCTGGCCCTGGTGCAACAAGAACACTCCAAGGCCCAGAAGCAGGTCCAGGAACAATCGGGACTGATTGCTGGCGACGTGACGCGATTGGAAACCGAACTTCGGCCCGTCGAGAAACAACTGCCCCCCGAAGCGCTGGAGTTCTACCTGCGCGTGGTCAACGCCAAGGGCTTCGAGGCCATGGCCGAGGTTGAAGGGGACAGTTGCGGCGGCTGCTTCCAGCACATTACCCCCAACATGCAGAACTCGCTGGCGCTCGACAAAGTCGTGCAGTGCCAGACCTGCGGGCGATTGCTCTACCTGCCCGAAGATCGCATGCCCAATCGCTCGCGTGCCAGTACTTAGCGGTACGACCTGACGACGTTTGACGTGCGGCCAAGCGCCCAGGCGGCGGCTTTACATGCCCCGGCTGGCCCGTCACAATTGCTTTTCGTTGCCGATACGTTCGGGTTGCCCGAACCGGCTTGACAAGTTCGCACCGCGGTCTCGACCCCCTTGGTCGATGAACCGCGTTTTTGTTTTCCAGATAGGTGAAGGCGATGGATTCGATCCCCATGAGCCGCAACGGCTATGACAAGCTGATGGCGGAACTCAGGCACATGCAAGACGTGGAAATGCCCAAGATCGCGGTTCGCATCGCCGAGGCCCGCGCCGAGGGGGATCTGAAGGAAAACGCCGAATACCACGGCGCGCGCGAATCGCAAGGACTGATGCAGGCCAAGATCAACATGCTGAGCGACAAGCTCTCGCGGGCCAAAATCATCGACGCTTCGACCATCAAGAAGGACGAAGTCGGCTTTGGCTGCAAGGTGCTTGTCACCGATTTGGACTTTGGCGACGACGAAGAGTTCACTCTGGTCGGCGCTGGCGATGAAGATTATGACACGGGCAAAATCCTGATTACCAGCCCGCTGGCCCAAGGGTTGGTCGGCAAGCAGGTGGGAGACAAGGTCGAAATCTCCGTCCCCCGCGGCACGATGAAGTTCAAGATCAAGGCCATCTCGTACGACGATCTCTAACTCGTACCGTTCGCCGTGATTACGCCAGCGCGGCTTCGACGCGCCGCGATAGTTCCTCGGCGGTCACCCCAGCGATCAGAAACCGCTTCTCGGCCGACGTGTCGCCCGACAGAAGCTCGATCTGGCCGCGGCGCAGTTCAAGTTCGTCGGCCAGCACTTCGATGATCGCTCGGTTTGCCTTGCCGCGCTCCGGCGCTTGAGTCACCGCCACGCGCAGGGCTCCGTTGCGCAGCCCGACGATTCCATTACGTCGCGCTCCAGGCTGGGCCTTGACCGCCAGCACTGCCCCCTGGGGATGAGATTCGACCAGTTGTGGCACGACGTCGCCTCGCGCGATAATGGTCGCCACGCGGAGCGATTACCCGCGCTGCGCTTGGTAGATCGCCGCCAGGACGCTCTCGACGTCGGGAAACTTCTTCTTCGCCTTCAGTACGTTGTCGAGCAGCCGGCGGGATTCAGCCTCGGAATGCCCCAGCGAACGCAAGGCTTCGTACGATTCCTTGATGACGTCGTGCTCGACCTGGGCTTCATGCGATTCCAGTCGATCGACCAAGAGCGCGAACTTCGGCACCTTGCGCCGCAGCTTGGCCACGATCCGCTCGGCCGTGGCGGCGCCAATGCCCGGTAGCGCAGCCAGCGACTTGGTGTCCTGCTCTTCGATGGCAATGGCGAAATCGCGCACCGGCCGGGTCATGGCACGCAGCGCCTTTTTCACCCCCACCCCATCGACCGAGCAGATCAGATCGAAGAATTCGCGTTCGGCCACGTTCACGAACCCGATCAGCCGCGGCGTCATGCGGCTGGCCATGTTACTGCCTTCGAGATACTGAATCGTGTGCAGACTGATCGCCTGGCCCAGTTGAGACTGCAGTTGCCGCCGCGTGTAGTCGGTGATCCGCACTTCATATTCAAACGCCTCGACGCGCAATGTCGCAATCTCATCCGCCAAGGCCAACAACTGTCCGGTAATCTTGGTAATCATCAATGCTCGATTCGTATTTCGTGGGGGACAAAACTCGGGGTGGCCGCGACAACTTGTTGTCGGGGTTGCGAAGCAGCAAGAGGACTCTGTGGTCAACTGTCCCTCCGCTTCGACACGTCGCCTCGGCCCTCTTGTCGTTTGTACGACCCGGACAGACAAGCTGTCCGGGCTACCCAATGGTTTGACTCTAGCTATCCATCACCGCTTGCGATCCACCACTCCGCGCCGCGCCAGCGACACCCACTCGGGCTGAGTGTAATAGTGACACAGGGCAATCGCCAAGGCGTCCGCCACGTCGTGCGGCTCGGGCATTTGTTGCAGCCGTAGTTCCCGCGTCACCGCCTGTTGCATTTGCAGCTTGCTGGCGCGGCCGTTGCCAGTAAGCGCTTTTTTTACCTTGGTTGCGTTGTAACTCGACACGCTCAAGCCGTTCCGCTGAGCCGCCAGGCAGATTACTCCCCGGGCGTGTCCCATCAAAATAGCCGTTCGCGGCCGCTGGTAATGCGAATACAACTGTTCTAGGGCCACGAACTGGGGCCGATGGGTGGTGATCGTCTCGCACAAATCGGTGTAAATCTCGTCCAGCCGCGCCGCCAGCGAGTTCCGCGTGCGCCCCCGGATGATGCCTGCCTCGATCAGGCGCGGCCCGCCGACCGCCACCTCGAGCACGGCGTAACCGGTCACGTTTAGGCCCGGGTCAATGCCCAAGACACGCGGCATGCCGGTGGTCGCCTCGCCGGCGCGTGCATCCTTGCTTGGTTGCTGGCGCGCGCTTCGCGGCGCGCTCTGGGGCTCTGACGGCATGACGAAACCGAGACCTCCCTGTCTTTCGAGGGCACTGTCATTCGATGGCATGCCCTGTGCGCTGAGCTTAACATGGCCACTCCGATGGCCGCGGGCATGCGCGAGCCGGCTATTCGAGCCGCACCGACAGCCCGGCGCCGGTCTCGTCAAAGCGGGCTCGCACGCTTATTGTATCGAGCCCTTCGAGCCAGGGGAGTATGTCTTGAGCCGCCCGGTCGAATTCATTGGCCCAGGGGGCGCGCTGTCGAATGCCATCAGCGCTGGCTTCGTCGCGCGGATACAACTTGCGGAACCGCTCGACGTCGACATAGATCAACTGGCTGGTCGCTACTTCCGAATTCGACGCCGCCGAGTTCGGTGCCGCCAGTTTCAACGCCTCGGCCACGGCACCCGACTGCTGCGAGCGTTCCAGCACCGTGACCGACGTGGCCAGCGACAGCCAGTTACCCGCCGTGGCCAGACACAGTTGCCGCTCGGGGCGGTGCCGATCGAAGCCAGCTAGGCTGGTGATCTTCATCGCACCGCTCTGCTGGCTGGCGACCTTCAGATTGGGCATCTCTCGGGCAGCGCGGTCGGCCTGTTGCGCCGTCTGGAGCCAGGCATGGACCATTGGCCCGAACATTTCCGCGAGCGCAGGCTGGTCGCTGCCAGCATCAGGGGATTGGGTTTCGAGCGAGACGACCCAATCGATCGGCGAGGTGGTCGCCGCGCCGGCAGTCGCTTGCTCGGCGTCGCTCGACACCGGTGCGGCCGCGACTGCCACGTTCGGTCCTACTCCTTTGAGCACGGTCATCAAGCCGGCCCAGGCACCGACGTCCCCTTCGGGCTTGAACCAGCCCGGCTGCTCGGCCGAGTGTTCGCCGAGCCAGGCCTTGAGGACGCTCCCCAGGTCAAACTGCCCCGCCGCGACCAGACACGCATCGCTGGGCACATGGCCAATCGTCGTCACATCGCCGGCCAGCGCCGACGCCACGCGCTGCAATCCCGGCGGCAGCTTCGCACGCGGGCAGTCCCACACCACTTGGCACTCGACAGCGTCGTCAAATCGCAGCGTGCCGGCCAGATAGCGCGAGGCCGACCAGATGTTAATCAGCCCACGCCGCACGGTCGCCCGAGGCTCGCCGCTGGGGGCCGCCTGCTCGCGTAGTAGCTTGTCCCACCGGCGCGGATTCAGTAGAACGCGCACCTGCGCCTTGGGGTCCAAACGACCAACTGCCTCGTGATACTCGGGCACCGATTCCAAAGTCAGCGGCTTGCCAGCCGCCGGGTTCCAATGGGCCAGCGCCATATCGAACGCCGGGCGGTGTGTGGCCACGATCAGCAACGAACCTTGGGCGATCCCTTGCGCTGGCGTGAGGACCGTGATCCAGGTCCGGTCCTCGATGTGTGGTGGTGCGACCTCGTAAATGGTCGCCTCGCCACCGATCAATCGCATCTGGCTGGTCTTGAAGACCGATTCCTTTCCCTTCACCAGCCGCTCGACAAACTCGGCTAGCCGGCGCTGATCCTGGCTTTGCACCAACAGGAGCATGGTCCCTTTGTCTTCGAGGCGATCGGGGGGCCAAATGGCCAGCGTCGTCTCGTCGCCCAGCAGCAGGTCGGCCAGTTGTGGCAGGCCGGCGCCGATTTGTTTTTGCAACTTATCGTTGATGTTGCGGCCTTCCTTCATCACCCCCTCTGCCACGCGCCGCCAAAAGGGTGATTGCTGCCAGCGGGCCAGCGCTTCGCTTCCCAGCATTGAGCGCACGGCGGGCGAAACCTGGTGGAACTCGATGACCAGCCCCGCCTCGGCAGGCACCAGCGATGAAAGACGCGGGATCGGCCGTGACGGTTCGACCGCCCACGAAGGCCTCGCGCTCGCCAACGGCACGAGCAAGCCCAACAGCAACAATTGGAGAACCGGCCGAATCATGAACTCGGTTCCTCGGTTGCCGAAGGCAACAATCGACGCAATGTGCCCAGGGCGCTGGTCGCCGAGTTGGTGACCGGCGACAGGCTGTTGATCACTTCGTCTTCCAACTCGGCGGTGGTCGTGGCG
The DNA window shown above is from Planctomycetota bacterium and carries:
- a CDS encoding DUF167 domain-containing protein, with the protein product MVESHPQGAVLAVKAQPGARRNGIVGLRNGALRVAVTQAPERGKANRAIIEVLADELELRRGQIELLSGDTSAEKRFLIAGVTAEELSRRVEAALA
- the greA gene encoding transcription elongation factor GreA encodes the protein MSRNGYDKLMAELRHMQDVEMPKIAVRIAEARAEGDLKENAEYHGARESQGLMQAKINMLSDKLSRAKIIDASTIKKDEVGFGCKVLVTDLDFGDDEEFTLVGAGDEDYDTGKILITSPLAQGLVGKQVGDKVEISVPRGTMKFKIKAISYDDL
- a CDS encoding Holliday junction DNA helicase RuvA, translating into MITKITGQLLALADEIATLRVEAFEYEVRITDYTRRQLQSQLGQAISLHTIQYLEGSNMASRMTPRLIGFVNVAEREFFDLICSVDGVGVKKALRAMTRPVRDFAIAIEEQDTKSLAALPGIGAATAERIVAKLRRKVPKFALLVDRLESHEAQVEHDVIKESYEALRSLGHSEAESRRLLDNVLKAKKKFPDVESVLAAIYQAQRG
- a CDS encoding phospholipase translates to MSGIGAVLRQLHRIHRQLGDLRDRLERGPRMLKAREANVAKAEAELNQIKSDQKAARMAVDQKQLQLKSGESKLADLRTKLNTANSNREYQAFRDQIAADEMAGSVLSDEILEGMEKLETFKKQVAESEQRLALVQQEHSKAQKQVQEQSGLIAGDVTRLETELRPVEKQLPPEALEFYLRVVNAKGFEAMAEVEGDSCGGCFQHITPNMQNSLALDKVVQCQTCGRLLYLPEDRMPNRSRAST
- the ruvC gene encoding crossover junction endodeoxyribonuclease RuvC; amino-acid sequence: MPRVLGIDPGLNVTGYAVLEVAVGGPRLIEAGIIRGRTRNSLAARLDEIYTDLCETITTHRPQFVALEQLYSHYQRPRTAILMGHARGVICLAAQRNGLSVSSYNATKVKKALTGNGRASKLQMQQAVTRELRLQQMPEPHDVADALAIALCHYYTQPEWVSLARRGVVDRKR
- a CDS encoding ABC transporter permease — encoded protein: MLHKLRSGLAVLGITIGVWAVIWLVAMGEGVSQQAQDRIKELGARNIIIRSIKPSEVSSGSTSRFQRYGLLREDFERVQSTLHPWLEDAVPLRVMSRNARYQSETMDITLVGCSPKYFEMNHLKMSAGRFISDRDLDRRDNVCVLGANIAHHESDGQVTGLFPYEDPIGRSVQVDKDFYVIIGVVQAREATGAIGGSLSGDDYNNNVYIPISTLRSRIGDQVMTARSGSLEGEVVELSQITVTVHDIKDVNTVADNIRALLKMYHKTVDYSIVVPQELLREAELTRITFNVLLVLIAGISLFVGGIGIMNIMLATVTERTREIGIRRALGAKQRDIIEQFLTETVVLTGTGGLLGVMVGFLVSPAVKFARFLLANLFPDVLTALPVLQGLQPLIAYWSVAAAFLISVGVGVMFGLYPAYRAAYMDPIEALRHE